In Aerococcaceae bacterium zg-252, the genomic window TTATTATTTTGTTGCCGATTTAGATACGGGAGATATTTATTATAGTAGTACACTAGAAGAACATGAGGCACTCGTTGAAAAATACGTTAACAAACGTCAAGAGCAGCTTAATGAAACGACTGTGTCAGATGATACAGAAAATGAGGCGGTTGACGAATCAGCAGAATAATGGTTTAATTATGTGAATAGGATAGGACCTAATCATGTTAAACCTGCATAACGGACAGTTAGCAAAACTATCAAAAGTTATTTCTACTTTTGATAGTTTTTACCTGTGCAGTTAATGAATGTTCCAAAATGATTTTTATTATTGTTGTAACATTCAATTATGAAAATAGAATAGGGGAATTAAGTCATGGTAAAAAGACCCATCGTTATTGGGGTAACCGGTGCATCAGGAAGTGGAAAATCTAGCGTAAGTAATCGTATTTTAGACATTTTTTCTGAATTATCAGTGTTATTGTTACAACAGGATTATTATTACAAGGATCAAACGCATTTACCTTTTGAAGAACGTCTTAAAACGAATTATGATCATCCATTCGCATTTGACAATGATTTATTTATTGAACATTTACAAGCGTTGTTGCGAGGCGAAACGATTGAAAAACCTGTTTACGATTACGCAAATCATACACGCAGTCAAGAAATTATTGTTCAAGAGTCACGAGATGTTATCATTGTTGAGGGAATTTTAATTTTAGAAGACCCACGTATTCGTGAATTATTAGATATAAAAATTTATGTGGATACTGATAGCGATATTTGTTTGGCACGACGAATTTTACGTGATATTAATGAACGTGGTCGTACGATTGAATCGGTTATTAATCAATATGTTGAAGTGGTTAAACCGATGTATCATCAATTTATTGAACCGACAAAACGTTATGCAGACTTAATTATTCCTGAAGGTGGATATAATCAAGTTGCGATTGATTTATTAGCTACAAAAGTACGTTCAATTTTAGAATCTGAATAATTTTTATTTGCAACTTTGTTAAGAACGTGGTATGGTAGCATTATCATTTTGACAATTAAGTATTGATTGGTTTGTATAGGAGGGAATCAGTTGGAAGAAAAAGTATTTCCAATGACATTAGAAGGTAAAGCAAAATTAGAAGCTGAATTAGAAGATTTAAAAGTAGTTAAGCGTAAAGAAATCATTGAACGTATCAAAATTGCACGTAGTTTCGGTGATTTATCTGAAAATTCAGAGTATGAGTCTGCAAAAGATGAGCAAGCATTTGTTGAAGGTAGAATTTCAACATTAGAGAATATGATTCGCTTTGCAGTAATTATTGATGATAAAGATATTGCGGAAGACGAAGTATCATTAGGTCGTACGGTAACGTTTATTGAATTACCAGACGGTGAAGAAGAAACTTATACGATTGTAGGTAGTGCAGAAGCAGACCCTATGGAAGCAAAAATTTCTAATGAGTCACCGATTGCGTTGGCTGTATTAGGTAAAAAAGTTGATGATATTGTCACAGTCAATACACCTGGTGGTGCATTCGAAATTAAAATTACAAAAGTTGAGAAAAAATAATATGAATGGGGCTGAATTGAAATTCAGTCCTTTTTTAGTTTATAGCTCAGCTGAGTGTAAAAATTGGAAAGTAATGACAAAATTTCAGTCTTTAGTCTATTGATATTTGACTGCAAAATGGTCATAATTATGGACATAGCAGTGGAAAAGGAGGAATTATTTTGCGTGAAAAGTTAAAAAAATATAGTTGGATGATTTTAGCCTTTTCATTATTAGGGTTAGCCGTTGATATTTTTAATCAGCTTTCGACCTTTATTCCGTTTATCTTGAGTGTTGTCATGGTAATTGGTGCTTTATTTATTACAAAGCGTCCGATACAAATACTCATTTTTTGGATAGGTGTCTTTATATTAACCAATGTTCTCATTAATTCCTATGCGTTTTTAGGCTTTCTTATTGTTTTGTGGATAATCTTATTAGTATTTCAAACAAAAGCCGGCAATGAATTGGTGTGGTTTCATGAAGCCTTTTTGCATCCATTTAGTAAGCAGCAAACTTATGTCGGAGTTAAAGTTATTCAACCACAAATTCATCAACGTAGTCGCATTTATAAGCAAACTTTACCAAAATATTATGAAACAAAAGATGTTTTTGAATGGCAAGATATTAATATTGCGGCAATCGGTGGCGATTCGATTATTGATTTAGGTGCTACCTTATTACCAGAGGGAGAGAATGTGATTGTTATTCAAAAGATTTTTGGACGCACACGCATCATTATTCCACATGGCATCGGCTTATTACTCAATATTAGCCTTATCAATGGTAAGGTACTCTATGAACAAGATATTTTTCCCTTAATCAATGATAATTTCCGGTGGCAAAGTCAAGATTACTTGCAAACTTCACGAAAAATTAAAATTGTCGTTTCATCTGTTTTTAGTGATGTGGAGGTGATTCGTATATGATTTTAAGATTATGGTTGCGTTTAGCCTTATATCATTTGATATTACTTTTCAGTATCGTCAGTCTGTTATTATTGATTTTCATTGAGGGCATCGGATATTTTACATGGATATCATTTTTTAGTGCTAAGTTCTATTACTGGCCAATTTGGGCGATTATCGTTGCATTCATTTTAGTCTTGTCATTCGGCTGTGCATTTTTCTTTGCGAGAGGACTGAGTGAACCGTACGAACAATTACATGCCAAAGTTAATTGGCTAATCTTAGGTAAATATCGTCATCATTCATTTGAAAAAATTAAGAAAACACCGAATTGGTTTGAACCGTCAAGTAATGTCGACCAAGATTTAGTGGCATTACGTGATAAACTATTACAGTTAACAACTGATTTACAAGAATTTTCAGCTGCTCCTACTTTTGTCGGACATGAAACAAAAGAAGAAATCATTGAACAGGAGCGTCAACGGATTGCACGTGAATTACATGATTCGGTCAGTCAGCAACTATTTGCGTCCATGATGATGTTATCAGCAATCAATGAAACGAGTGCGAAAAATTTACCTGAAATGACGCAAAAGCAATTGGCTAAAGTAGAAGAAATTGTCAATAATGCTCAGACTGAAATGCGTGCCTTATTACTTCATTTACGTCCGATTGCCTTAGCAGATAAAACATTAAAAGAAGGTATCTATCAATTACTCAATGAATTAAAACCTAAAATTCCACATGATGTACAGTGGCAATTAGAAGATATACGCATGGAAAGTGGAATTGAAGACCATTTATTTCGCATTGTTCAAGAAGCGATTTCTAATACATTACGTCATGCGAGAGCGTCTAAATTTGAAGTGAATTTACATGAAATTGACGGTAATATTCAGTTGAAAATATTAGATGACGGCAAAGGGTTTGATACGAATGCACATCAAAAAGTGGGAAGTTATGGTATTCTAAATATGAAAGAGCGAATTGCTAGTTTAGGTGGGGATATTCGTATTATGAGTTTGCCACAGCAAGGAACTGTAATTGATATAAAAATTCCGATTGAAAGGAAGATAATAGATGATAAAAGTATTAGTAGTTGATGACCATGAAATGGTGCGTTTAGGCGTGACATCGTATTTAATGGTTCAACCGGATATAGAAGTAATCGCAGAGGCAGAAAATGGGCTGCAAGGATACCATAAAGCATTGGAATACAAACCAGATGTTATTTTAATGGATTTAGTCATGGACGTAATGGACGGTATCGAAGCGACGAAAAAAATTATTAGTGAATGGCCAGAGGCAAAAATTATTATTGTCACGTCCTTTTTAGATGATGAAAAAGTATTTCCAGCGATTGAAAGTGGGGCAAGTGGCTATTTATTGAAAACATCATCAGCCAATGAAATTGCACAAGCGATACGAGATACATATGCCGGTAATCAAGTCATTGAAAAAGAAGTAACGGATAAATTATTGGATAAACAATATCAAGATAGTTTGCCGAAATTACATGATGAATTAACAAGTCGAGAATTAGAAGTGCTATTATTAATTGGAAAAGGATACTCCAACCAAGAAATCGCCGATGAGCTATTCATTACACTCAAGACAGTTAAAACGCATGTAAGTAATATTCTTTCAAAATTGGAAGTAGAAGACCGAACACAAGCGACTATATATGCGTTTAAACATAATTTAATTGAACCATAGTACTGCTGAATTGGGAGCGAAAATATATACAACTATTTTGAATTGAAGTATAATACTAATGAATTTGCTATTAAATGTCTTGAAAGGGAGGCAAAGTATCGTGAATATTATTGTCAATGCACAAGCTGCAGAGTGGTTTAAAGAAGAAGTAGGTATTCGAGAGGGCGCTGGCATTCGATTTAAATCAAAAATTTATGCAAATAGTCCAATTAATGAGGGATTCGGTTTAGCGATGGAAGCAGATGAGCCAATGAAGCCGATTGCGAAAACCACAACAGATAATGGTATTTTATTTTTTGTTGAAGAAAATGATGAATGGTTCTTCAATGGGCATGACTTATTAGTTGACTTCGATGAAAAACGTAAAGAACCAGTTTATTTTTATTTAAAAGACGGAAAACCAGTAGAGTAATAAAATAGTGCGACAATGAGCGTTTTGAAATGAACCACTGGAGAAAGTCGCCGGAGTGCGTGACAACGCACAGAGGAGACTTTTGAAGTGGATGTCATTTCAGCTTATTAGAGCCGTTATCCACACAGTGCGAAGTGAACGTCAATCCAAATTATCCGTTAACAAGGGGGGAAACAATGCAAACCTATACAAAAAATCGGACAGGAGAATTAGTTCGATTAGCATTATTTTTATCATTAATTATGATTCAAACATGGGTTCCATTTTTAGGGAACATTAATATTGGCTTGTTGTCGATTACCTTTATTCATGTAACGGTTATCGTGGCAACACTTTGGTTAGGCTTGCGAGAAGGCGTTATGGTTGGGACGATGTGGGGAATTAATAGTTGGATTCGTTCATTAGCCATGCCAACTTCTCCATTAGCAACCTATGCACTCTCATCGCCGATTGTCAGTGTTTTACCACGTATTTTGATGCCATTAATTATCGGATTAATATATATGAATTTACCGAAAAAACATCAACAATCAAAAATCACGTTATTTATCTTAGGGGGATTAGGTGCTATTTTAAATACTGTTTTATTACTTGGTGCAATCGGACTATTTCGTTCGTCAGGTGGTGCTATTGCCATGGGCGTTATTAAAGAAGCATCAGAAGCAACTTCTGCTACAAGCTTTGCATTATGGAAAATACTAGGTGGTATTGTGATTTCAAATGGCATACCAGAAATGATTTTCTCAGCCCTTGTCACCCCAACATTAGTCACAGCATTACAATTTAGTCAAAAACGCATGAACCAATAAATAAAGCATCACGTTTAGTATGAATCTACTAAAACGTGATGCTTTTTGCTTAAAAGAAACTTTGTAAACTGAAGTATAAGCTTAGGATTAGTGATGCGAGCATCGTAATAACCATTAAAATAGCTGTAAATCGTACGATGTGTTCCATACGAGTTAATTTTTTCTTTTTCTTTTTACTCATCTATATAAATCCTTTCATCAATGCTAGTGGAACGGTATTGAATTCCTATCTCTTTACAATGATACACAACTCTCTATATATTTTCAATAATTATGTATGCAAAAACCTTTTATCTAGCTGCATAATTTGGTAGAATAGTGGGGTGAAATAGTAGGGGATTAGAAAATCCTTAAAAATTAGGAGGCTTATCATCATGTCAAAACAACAGATTGGTGTTGTCGGAATGGCTGTAATGGGACGCAATATTGCGTTAAATATTGAAAGTCGTGGTTATTCAGTTGCATTGTATAACCGTACTGGTTCAAAAACAACATCAGTAATCGAAGAAAATCCAGGTAAAAATTTAAAAGCGACGTATTCAGTAGAAGAGTTTGTTGATTCATTGGAAGTACCACGCAAAATTTTATTAATGGTACAAGCTGGTAAAGGAACAGATTTGACGATTGAAGCGTTATTGCCACATTTAGACAAGGGCGATATTTTAATTGACGGTGGAAATACTTTTTATAAAGATACCATTCGTCGTAGCGAATATTTAGCAAACTCAGGTATTAACTTCATCGGTACAGGTGTTTCTGGTGGTGAAGAGGGAGCTTTATTAGGGCCGTCAATTATGCCAGGTGGGCAAAAAGAAGCGTATGAATTAGTAGCACCAATTTTAGAACAAATTGCTGCTAAAGCAAGTGAAGACGGTAAACCATGTGTGACTTACATTGGACCTAATGGTGCAGGACACTATGTTAAAATGGTTCACAATGGAATTGAGTATGGCGATATGCAATTAATCGCTGAATCTT contains:
- the udk gene encoding uridine kinase, whose amino-acid sequence is MVKRPIVIGVTGASGSGKSSVSNRILDIFSELSVLLLQQDYYYKDQTHLPFEERLKTNYDHPFAFDNDLFIEHLQALLRGETIEKPVYDYANHTRSQEIIVQESRDVIIVEGILILEDPRIRELLDIKIYVDTDSDICLARRILRDINERGRTIESVINQYVEVVKPMYHQFIEPTKRYADLIIPEGGYNQVAIDLLATKVRSILESE
- the greA gene encoding transcription elongation factor GreA — its product is MEEKVFPMTLEGKAKLEAELEDLKVVKRKEIIERIKIARSFGDLSENSEYESAKDEQAFVEGRISTLENMIRFAVIIDDKDIAEDEVSLGRTVTFIELPDGEEETYTIVGSAEADPMEAKISNESPIALAVLGKKVDDIVTVNTPGGAFEIKITKVEKK
- a CDS encoding cell wall-active antibiotics response protein — its product is MREKLKKYSWMILAFSLLGLAVDIFNQLSTFIPFILSVVMVIGALFITKRPIQILIFWIGVFILTNVLINSYAFLGFLIVLWIILLVFQTKAGNELVWFHEAFLHPFSKQQTYVGVKVIQPQIHQRSRIYKQTLPKYYETKDVFEWQDINIAAIGGDSIIDLGATLLPEGENVIVIQKIFGRTRIIIPHGIGLLLNISLINGKVLYEQDIFPLINDNFRWQSQDYLQTSRKIKIVVSSVFSDVEVIRI
- a CDS encoding sensor histidine kinase; the encoded protein is MILRLWLRLALYHLILLFSIVSLLLLIFIEGIGYFTWISFFSAKFYYWPIWAIIVAFILVLSFGCAFFFARGLSEPYEQLHAKVNWLILGKYRHHSFEKIKKTPNWFEPSSNVDQDLVALRDKLLQLTTDLQEFSAAPTFVGHETKEEIIEQERQRIARELHDSVSQQLFASMMMLSAINETSAKNLPEMTQKQLAKVEEIVNNAQTEMRALLLHLRPIALADKTLKEGIYQLLNELKPKIPHDVQWQLEDIRMESGIEDHLFRIVQEAISNTLRHARASKFEVNLHEIDGNIQLKILDDGKGFDTNAHQKVGSYGILNMKERIASLGGDIRIMSLPQQGTVIDIKIPIERKIIDDKSISS
- a CDS encoding response regulator transcription factor → MIKVLVVDDHEMVRLGVTSYLMVQPDIEVIAEAENGLQGYHKALEYKPDVILMDLVMDVMDGIEATKKIISEWPEAKIIIVTSFLDDEKVFPAIESGASGYLLKTSSANEIAQAIRDTYAGNQVIEKEVTDKLLDKQYQDSLPKLHDELTSRELEVLLLIGKGYSNQEIADELFITLKTVKTHVSNILSKLEVEDRTQATIYAFKHNLIEP
- a CDS encoding ECF transporter S component, which translates into the protein MQTYTKNRTGELVRLALFLSLIMIQTWVPFLGNINIGLLSITFIHVTVIVATLWLGLREGVMVGTMWGINSWIRSLAMPTSPLATYALSSPIVSVLPRILMPLIIGLIYMNLPKKHQQSKITLFILGGLGAILNTVLLLGAIGLFRSSGGAIAMGVIKEASEATSATSFALWKILGGIVISNGIPEMIFSALVTPTLVTALQFSQKRMNQ
- a CDS encoding DUF4044 domain-containing protein, whose product is MSKKKKKKLTRMEHIVRFTAILMVITMLASLILSLYFSLQSFF